ATGAAGCGAGAAGGTGTTACACCCATTGCTCTTCAGGGAAATTTTGATGATTGCCAACGTTTGGTAAAGCAAGCCATGGCCGATAAAACGCTCAAGCATTTGAATTTAAGTTCCGCAAATTCCATTAACGTGGGAAGGTTAGTGCCGCAAACATTTTACTATGTTTATCTTGCAGTTCAACTTGCGAAAGAAAAAGAAGAAGTTCTTTGCTGTGTGCCTTCGGGAAATTTTGGAAATGTAACTGCCGGCTTGATGGCTAAACATATGGGTTTCCCGCTTCGCTTTATTGCAGCTACAAATGCAAACGATGTGATTCCGCGTTACTTTCAGACAGGAACTTTTTCCGCAATGCCATCGGTGGCAACTTATTCCAACGCCATGGATGTGGGAAATCCTAGCAACTTAGAACGCATTCAATTTATGTATGAACAAAATGTGCAAAAAATGCGTGATGATCTTTTCGCTACCGTTACAAGTGATGCGCGCACATTAGAAGTGATGAACGAAGTGTACACTCAAGATCATTACTTGCTCGATCCTCACGGTGCTGTAGCCTGGGATGGAGTTGATCAATACTTCAACGCACATGCTGCCAATCAGCAGACAAGTGTGAGTCTCGCCACAGCTCATCCCGCAAAGTTTGAGCGCGCCGTAAAAGATGCGCTTGGCTTT
The Deltaproteobacteria bacterium CG11_big_fil_rev_8_21_14_0_20_42_23 genome window above contains:
- a CDS encoding threonine synthase codes for the protein MEHIFYTSSRSKQKVTFSEAIFSGQASDGGLFFPIALPKLQQKDLGDLKKLTFAELSFFLTTAWLGAEFGEEVCNDISSAAHNFPLPFSEIRKNRFVLELFHGPTQSFKDVGARFLAQCMKHVLKKRSEELTILTATSGDTGSAVADAFAGMSEVRTFILFPDGQISDVQRQQICMKREGVTPIALQGNFDDCQRLVKQAMADKTLKHLNLSSANSINVGRLVPQTFYYVYLAVQLAKEKEEVLCCVPSGNFGNVTAGLMAKHMGFPLRFIAATNANDVIPRYFQTGTFSAMPSVATYSNAMDVGNPSNLERIQFMYEQNVQKMRDDLFATVTSDARTLEVMNEVYTQDHYLLDPHGAVAWDGVDQYFNAHAANQQTSVSLATAHPAKFERAVKDALGFSPELPLVMQEQMKQLSGAIELEHSYEAFKHLLRS